From the Cryptomeria japonica chromosome 2, Sugi_1.0, whole genome shotgun sequence genome, one window contains:
- the LOC131038036 gene encoding protein PEROXIN-4 isoform X1, translating to MTILMYVDRVTFIPYTKASRARLFKEYKEVQREKSVDSDIKLSCDETNIFKWTAVIKGPTETPYQDGLFQLSVTVPEQYPLVPPLVRFVTKIFHPNVHFKTGEICLDILKTAWSPAWTLQSVCRAIIALMAHPEADSPLNCDCGNLLRSGDNRGYQSMARMYTRLAAMPNRANH from the exons ATGACAATTCTTATGTATGTTGATAGGGTAACCTTCATTCCATATACCAAG GCATCGAGAGCCAGACTCTTTAAGGAATAcaaagaggttcaaagagaaaaatCTGTGGATTCAGATATCAAACTTTCATGCGatgaaacaaatatttttaaatGGACAGCTGTCATCAAG GGTCCTACGGAAACACCCTATCAAGATGGTCTGTTCCAACTTTCCGTGACTGTGCCAGAACAATACCCATTAGTGCCACCTTTAGTGAGGTTTGTCACAAAAATATTTCATCCAAATGTCCATTTCAAG ACGGGAGAGATATGTCTGGATATTTTGAAAACTGCATGGAGCCCAGCTTGGACTTTACAATCTGTTTGTCGTGCCATAATTGCCTTAATGGCTCATCCAGAAGCAGACAGTCCCCTAAACTGTGATTGTG GCAATCTTCTACGATCTGGCGATAATCGAGGGTATCAATCAATGGCCAGAATGTATACAAGACTAGCAGCCATGCCCAACAGGGCTAATCATTGA
- the LOC131038036 gene encoding protein PEROXIN-4 isoform X2 produces the protein MMQASRARLFKEYKEVQREKSVDSDIKLSCDETNIFKWTAVIKGPTETPYQDGLFQLSVTVPEQYPLVPPLVRFVTKIFHPNVHFKTGEICLDILKTAWSPAWTLQSVCRAIIALMAHPEADSPLNCDCGNLLRSGDNRGYQSMARMYTRLAAMPNRANH, from the exons ATGATGCAG GCATCGAGAGCCAGACTCTTTAAGGAATAcaaagaggttcaaagagaaaaatCTGTGGATTCAGATATCAAACTTTCATGCGatgaaacaaatatttttaaatGGACAGCTGTCATCAAG GGTCCTACGGAAACACCCTATCAAGATGGTCTGTTCCAACTTTCCGTGACTGTGCCAGAACAATACCCATTAGTGCCACCTTTAGTGAGGTTTGTCACAAAAATATTTCATCCAAATGTCCATTTCAAG ACGGGAGAGATATGTCTGGATATTTTGAAAACTGCATGGAGCCCAGCTTGGACTTTACAATCTGTTTGTCGTGCCATAATTGCCTTAATGGCTCATCCAGAAGCAGACAGTCCCCTAAACTGTGATTGTG GCAATCTTCTACGATCTGGCGATAATCGAGGGTATCAATCAATGGCCAGAATGTATACAAGACTAGCAGCCATGCCCAACAGGGCTAATCATTGA